In the Aliarcobacter cryaerophilus genome, one interval contains:
- a CDS encoding efflux RND transporter periplasmic adaptor subunit has translation MQSIKTIKTIFSLFFIIFFLSSCEQKNDGNQKAQNPIEVGYINPKKEPINLEIELIGKVKAKELALVRPQVSGIIEKQLFKEGSFVKQGDILYKIDSASYKATLNQSLALLNSAKASLISAEAKSKRAEELLKFDGISKQEADEIKASYLQAKALVEQRAAELENAKIDLNRCEIKAPISGYIGISNVTVGALVNANQSEELVNIRDTQTVFVDLSQSYNEILNLKSIGDLEDDIEVSLKFDNGFEYPIKGKLEARELSVDESSQTVTLRAVFSNPNNLLLSGMMTKAILKSKKSIDGFLIPQQAVLRDQKANPIVTLVTPENKTITKIVKIERSVGNKWLILDGLEESDKIVVEGLNKINSRSVVSLKDLNSQYKD, from the coding sequence TTGCAGAGTATTAAAACTATCAAAACTATATTTTCACTATTTTTTATAATATTTTTTTTAAGTTCATGTGAGCAAAAAAATGATGGAAATCAAAAAGCACAAAATCCAATAGAAGTAGGGTATATAAATCCTAAAAAAGAGCCAATAAATCTTGAAATTGAACTTATAGGAAAAGTAAAAGCAAAAGAGTTGGCGCTTGTTCGCCCTCAGGTTTCTGGAATTATTGAAAAACAACTTTTCAAAGAGGGAAGTTTTGTAAAACAAGGCGATATTTTGTACAAAATTGATAGTGCTAGCTATAAAGCTACTTTAAATCAATCACTTGCTTTATTAAATAGTGCAAAGGCTAGTTTGATAAGTGCTGAGGCAAAAAGTAAAAGAGCAGAAGAGCTTTTAAAATTTGATGGAATTTCAAAACAAGAAGCAGATGAGATAAAAGCTTCATATTTACAAGCCAAAGCTTTGGTTGAACAAAGAGCTGCAGAGCTTGAAAATGCAAAAATAGATTTGAATAGATGTGAGATAAAAGCACCAATTAGCGGATATATAGGTATTTCAAATGTAACTGTAGGGGCTTTGGTAAATGCAAATCAAAGTGAAGAGCTTGTAAATATAAGAGATACACAAACAGTTTTTGTAGATTTATCACAATCATATAATGAGATTTTAAATCTAAAATCAATTGGTGATTTAGAAGATGATATTGAAGTTAGTTTGAAGTTTGACAACGGGTTTGAGTATCCAATAAAAGGAAAACTAGAAGCAAGAGAGTTAAGTGTAGATGAGAGTAGTCAAACAGTAACTTTAAGGGCTGTATTTAGTAATCCAAACAATCTTTTATTATCGGGAATGATGACAAAAGCAATTTTAAAAAGCAAAAAAAGTATTGATGGATTTTTAATTCCACAACAAGCAGTTTTAAGAGATCAAAAAGCAAACCCAATCGTTACTCTTGTGACACCTGAAAATAAAACTATCACAAAAATAGTAAAAATAGAGAGATCAGTAGGTAACAAATGGCTTATTCTTGATGGGTTAGAAGAGAGTGATAAAATTGTAGTTGAAGGGTTAAATAAGATAAATAGTAGAAGTGTAGTCTCTTTAAAAGATTTAAACTCTCAATACAAAGATTAA
- a CDS encoding type II toxin-antitoxin system Phd/YefM family antitoxin: MLELGISQAQAQFTKLLTQTVFIVDKKAHQKKAVIMPYEEYEKLIKNSIKKESLEEGSFNQFVGILDNNFKIDDEKYEAIVK, translated from the coding sequence ATGTTAGAATTAGGAATTTCACAAGCACAAGCACAGTTTACAAAGCTTCTAACTCAGACTGTTTTTATAGTAGATAAAAAAGCACATCAAAAAAAAGCTGTGATAATGCCTTATGAAGAGTATGAAAAGCTTATTAAAAACTCTATAAAAAAAGAGAGCTTAGAAGAGGGTTCTTTTAATCAGTTTGTTGGTATCTTGGATAATAATTTTAAAATAGATGATGAAAAATACGAGGCAATAGTAAAATGA